One Myxosarcina sp. GI1 genomic window carries:
- a CDS encoding tetratricopeptide repeat protein has protein sequence MDYSYLDRAILECEKAIETDRDRPEVWQTAFKNLGNILQGVGQFDVAVSCHSLASEERLDLAEAYGELGQLYLATENHAAALKSFENALKYQPDSLRSVVNLAQLYGKLGKEKAEILAWYRATKIKPDFVNPSGYYKLGKAFQEQKDLEKAIACYQQALSDDKLYIRVSYELGAIYCRQQQLERAKSCYQQILAADSSQALAQHQLGRLYLHQQCVTEAIDCFQKTIECDPEFSKAYYDLVKTYLSLQRWDEAIATCNAIINIVEEYPWAYSFLGSALKAKGKNAAAAQSFQKACQGRGWQECVTHNYYFTHDVFSEQIPIWTEQLQPLVADKNGIDMLEVGSYQGMSACWLLDKLLVHPQARLTCVEEKSNRHLRENLAKTGSEAKVTILEGNLSSQLTALSSDSFDIINLYDRHKLADRLERNAILVWKLLKSGGILVFNDYGWVSHAYPQLNPTQGIDKFLSTTKNLWQVIYHSPTTFQLIIRKL, from the coding sequence GTGGATTACAGCTATTTAGATCGAGCAATATTAGAGTGCGAAAAGGCTATAGAAACCGATCGCGATCGTCCCGAAGTTTGGCAAACTGCCTTTAAAAATTTGGGCAATATTCTTCAGGGCGTGGGACAGTTTGATGTTGCTGTATCTTGTCATTCTCTAGCTTCAGAAGAACGACTCGATTTAGCAGAGGCTTATGGCGAATTAGGACAGCTTTACTTAGCGACTGAAAACCATGCTGCTGCCCTGAAATCTTTTGAAAATGCCTTAAAATATCAGCCCGATTCACTACGAAGTGTAGTCAACCTAGCTCAACTCTATGGTAAGTTAGGCAAAGAAAAAGCAGAAATTTTAGCGTGGTATCGAGCTACTAAAATTAAACCAGATTTTGTCAATCCCAGCGGCTACTATAAACTAGGTAAAGCATTTCAAGAACAAAAAGATTTAGAAAAAGCAATTGCCTGTTATCAGCAAGCGTTATCGGACGACAAGCTATACATTCGGGTGAGTTACGAACTGGGAGCGATTTATTGCCGTCAACAACAGTTGGAACGGGCAAAGTCTTGTTATCAGCAAATTCTAGCAGCAGATTCATCTCAAGCTCTGGCGCAACATCAGTTAGGAAGACTCTATTTACACCAGCAATGTGTTACCGAGGCGATTGACTGTTTTCAAAAAACCATCGAATGCGATCCAGAATTTTCTAAAGCTTATTACGATTTAGTCAAAACTTATCTATCTCTGCAACGCTGGGACGAAGCGATTGCTACTTGTAATGCGATTATTAATATAGTAGAAGAATATCCCTGGGCTTATTCGTTTTTAGGTAGTGCTTTAAAAGCAAAAGGTAAAAATGCCGCAGCCGCCCAAAGTTTTCAAAAAGCTTGCCAGGGTAGAGGATGGCAAGAGTGCGTTACCCACAATTATTATTTCACTCACGATGTTTTTAGCGAGCAAATTCCAATTTGGACGGAGCAACTTCAGCCGCTGGTAGCAGATAAAAACGGGATCGATATGCTGGAAGTGGGTAGCTACCAGGGAATGTCTGCCTGCTGGCTGTTAGATAAACTCCTCGTCCATCCCCAAGCACGTCTGACCTGTGTTGAGGAAAAAAGCAATCGCCACTTAAGAGAAAATCTTGCTAAGACTGGCTCGGAAGCTAAAGTAACTATACTAGAAGGAAATTTATCTTCACAGCTAACAGCTTTGTCGTCCGATAGCTTCGATATAATTAATCTTTACGACCGACACAAACTGGCAGACCGCTTAGAAAGAAATGCAATTTTGGTTTGGAAGCTACTCAAATCGGGAGGAATACTAGTTTTTAACGATTACGGCTGGGTATCTCATGCCTATCCGCAACTCAATCCTACCCAGGGGATAGATAAGTTTCTGTCTACTACCAAAAATCTTTGGCAGGTAATTTATCACAGCCCGACAACTTTTCAATTAATAATACGCAAGTTATAG
- a CDS encoding sodium:calcium antiporter has product MQLILWFAVLIASVWAADWGSDQLAEPLSKLRKQKGLSEAAGAAFVALATASPEIGTNTASAIRGLSDIGLGNLLGSNIISVPIIVTVAYLASKTDSTQNTKPEEPTLQVKREALTVQAIPYVAIVVLAAILTLPSPWRGLQPIDGWIMFAVYFIYLAQAIFRKRQTEENVNWNQSEILAAVAGVLALALGAYLIVTATEQIVSILGISELIGGLFITSSLSIAPEAFATWNVARSGQVTAATTSVIADNTATMTLALFPLALVGTAVKDVRLFAVNFLFVALFAIVYAAVIKWGKKPNSFELWEVLALVAIYLVYLAVMIFVVL; this is encoded by the coding sequence ATGCAGTTAATACTTTGGTTTGCGGTACTTATAGCCTCGGTATGGGCAGCAGATTGGGGTTCCGACCAATTAGCCGAACCGCTGAGTAAACTTCGCAAACAGAAAGGATTAAGCGAAGCAGCAGGCGCGGCTTTTGTGGCTTTAGCTACTGCAAGTCCCGAAATCGGCACCAATACCGCTAGCGCAATTCGGGGACTATCAGATATTGGTTTGGGTAATTTATTAGGAAGTAATATTATTTCGGTTCCCATTATCGTTACCGTAGCTTACTTAGCCTCCAAGACCGATTCGACACAAAACACCAAACCAGAAGAACCCACGTTACAAGTAAAACGAGAAGCTCTTACCGTTCAAGCAATACCCTATGTAGCAATTGTTGTCTTAGCTGCCATATTGACCTTGCCTTCTCCCTGGCGTGGTTTGCAACCAATCGATGGTTGGATTATGTTTGCCGTCTATTTTATCTATTTAGCACAGGCGATTTTTCGCAAGCGTCAGACTGAAGAAAATGTAAATTGGAACCAAAGCGAAATTTTAGCGGCGGTTGCTGGGGTTTTGGCTTTGGCACTAGGAGCTTATCTTATCGTTACTGCTACCGAACAAATTGTTTCGATACTCGGTATTTCTGAGTTAATTGGCGGTTTGTTTATTACTTCTTCTCTCAGTATTGCCCCCGAAGCTTTTGCCACCTGGAACGTTGCCAGAAGCGGACAAGTTACTGCTGCTACTACTAGCGTTATTGCCGACAACACTGCCACCATGACTTTAGCTTTATTTCCGCTGGCATTGGTAGGTACTGCGGTTAAAGATGTGCGCTTATTTGCGGTTAATTTTTTGTTTGTGGCACTGTTTGCCATAGTTTATGCTGCCGTTATTAAGTGGGGCAAAAAACCTAACAGCTTTGAACTTTGGGAAGTGTTAGCTTTAGTTGCGATTTATTTGGTTTATTTGGCAGTAATGATTTTTGTAGTGCTTTGA
- a CDS encoding phosphoketolase: MTATTDKLTANKSRSYLSDERVEKINAYWRAANYLSVGQIYLYDNPLLKEPLKIEHIKPRLLGHWGTTPGLNFIYVHLNRIIKEQSLNVIYITGPGHGGPGLVANTYLEGTYSEYYPNISQDELGMKKLFKQFSFPGGIPSHVAPETPGSIHEGGELGYSIAHAYGAVFDNPDLIAACVVGDGEAETGALATGWHSNKFLNPIRDGAVLPILHLNGYKIANPTVLARISHEELESLFVGYGYKPYFVEGDDPMTMHQLMAETIDKVVAEIKNIQQEARTNGIGDRQQWPMIILRSPKGWTGPKEVDGKKTEGFWRSHQVPLSGLANNPDHIKQLEAWMKSYKPEELFDATGKLVSELAELAPKGQLRMGDNPHANGGILLKDLIMPDFRDYAVEVAKPATETAEATRIMGSLLRDVIKANPHNFRLVGPDETASNRWSNVWDTTARTWMTKILPEDEHLATDGRVMEVLSEHTCQGWLEGYLLTGRHGFFSCYEAFIHIIDSMFNQHAKWLKTTKKEIPWRRPIASLNYLLTSHVWRQDHNGFSHQDPGFIDHVINKKADVIRVYLPPDANTLLSVTDHCLRSRNYVNVIVAGKQPELQYLDMDTAIKHCTIGAGIWEWASNDRGSEPDIVMACAGDVPTLETLAATDLLRQYFPELKIRVVNVVDLMTLQPESEHPHGLSDNDFDDLFTMDKPIIFAYHGYPWLIHRLTYRRTNHKNLHVRGYKEEGTTTTPFDMVVRNELDRFHLVLDAIERLPQMGDNAAYVKQEMRHKLIEHHQYVTTYGKDLPEVNDWTWSH; encoded by the coding sequence ATGACAGCAACAACTGACAAACTTACTGCTAACAAAAGCCGAAGCTACTTAAGTGACGAACGAGTTGAAAAAATTAATGCCTATTGGCGAGCCGCAAACTATCTTTCTGTCGGACAAATATATTTATACGATAATCCCCTACTCAAAGAGCCTCTAAAAATAGAACATATCAAACCTCGGCTACTCGGACATTGGGGAACGACACCAGGTTTGAACTTCATCTACGTTCACCTCAACCGCATCATCAAAGAACAGAGTTTGAACGTAATTTACATTACAGGTCCAGGTCACGGCGGTCCTGGGTTGGTAGCAAATACTTATTTAGAAGGAACCTACAGCGAATATTATCCCAATATTTCACAAGATGAATTAGGGATGAAAAAGCTCTTCAAACAGTTTTCCTTTCCTGGCGGTATACCCAGTCACGTTGCCCCAGAAACCCCAGGGAGCATCCATGAGGGAGGAGAGTTGGGCTACTCTATTGCTCATGCCTACGGTGCAGTATTTGATAATCCCGATTTAATTGCTGCTTGCGTAGTTGGCGATGGCGAAGCCGAAACGGGGGCATTAGCTACGGGCTGGCACTCGAATAAGTTTCTCAATCCTATTCGCGATGGTGCAGTGCTACCCATCTTGCATCTTAATGGTTATAAAATTGCCAATCCTACGGTTTTGGCTCGCATCAGTCATGAAGAGTTAGAAAGTTTATTTGTCGGTTATGGTTACAAACCTTACTTTGTAGAAGGGGACGACCCAATGACCATGCACCAGTTAATGGCAGAAACTATCGATAAAGTAGTTGCCGAAATCAAAAACATTCAACAAGAAGCACGTACTAACGGTATAGGCGATCGCCAGCAATGGCCTATGATTATTTTACGTTCTCCTAAAGGCTGGACTGGACCTAAAGAAGTCGATGGCAAAAAAACCGAGGGATTTTGGCGATCGCACCAAGTACCCCTATCTGGTTTGGCAAACAACCCCGACCATATCAAACAGCTAGAAGCTTGGATGAAGAGTTACAAACCAGAAGAACTCTTTGATGCAACGGGAAAATTAGTTTCCGAACTGGCAGAACTCGCCCCCAAAGGACAGCTACGTATGGGAGACAATCCTCATGCAAACGGAGGCATTTTACTTAAAGATTTAATTATGCCCGACTTTCGCGATTATGCCGTAGAAGTCGCCAAGCCAGCTACCGAAACCGCCGAAGCAACCAGAATTATGGGCAGTTTGCTACGGGATGTAATCAAAGCCAACCCCCATAACTTCCGTCTGGTAGGACCCGATGAAACCGCATCCAACCGTTGGAGCAACGTTTGGGACACTACAGCCCGTACTTGGATGACTAAAATACTGCCCGAAGACGAACATTTAGCTACTGATGGTCGCGTAATGGAAGTTTTGAGCGAACATACCTGTCAGGGATGGTTGGAAGGTTATTTACTTACGGGTCGTCACGGGTTCTTTTCTTGCTACGAGGCTTTTATTCACATCATCGATTCGATGTTCAACCAACACGCCAAATGGTTGAAAACTACCAAAAAGGAAATCCCCTGGCGCAGACCGATTGCTTCACTCAACTATTTACTTACTTCTCACGTTTGGCGACAGGATCACAATGGTTTTTCTCACCAAGATCCTGGTTTTATCGACCACGTAATCAACAAAAAAGCCGACGTAATTCGGGTCTATTTGCCACCCGATGCCAATACTCTATTATCCGTTACCGACCACTGTTTGCGGAGTCGAAACTACGTAAACGTCATTGTGGCAGGTAAACAACCAGAACTCCAGTATTTAGATATGGATACTGCCATCAAGCACTGTACCATCGGTGCGGGTATTTGGGAATGGGCGAGTAACGATCGCGGTTCCGAACCAGATATTGTCATGGCTTGTGCTGGAGACGTACCGACTTTAGAAACTCTGGCAGCTACTGATTTACTGCGTCAGTATTTTCCCGAATTAAAAATCAGAGTAGTTAATGTAGTAGATTTAATGACTCTCCAGCCTGAAAGCGAACATCCTCACGGCTTATCGGATAATGATTTTGACGACCTGTTTACTATGGATAAACCGATTATCTTTGCCTATCATGGCTATCCCTGGCTAATTCACCGCTTGACCTATCGGCGCACCAATCATAAAAATCTGCACGTGCGCGGTTACAAAGAAGAGGGAACCACTACTACACCCTTTGATATGGTGGTGCGGAACGAACTCGATCGCTTTCATTTAGTTCTCGATGCGATCGAACGACTGCCGCAAATGGGAGATAACGCTGCCTATGTCAAGCAGGAGATGCGTCATAAACTGATCGAACATCATCAGTACGTTACCACCTATGGTAAAGATCTTCCAGAAGTGAATGACTGGACGTGGTCGCATTAA
- a CDS encoding transketolase C-terminal domain-containing protein gives MTATTTRFPIDLDAYKPLALDPTNPKLTDEQRETLKANIQLCRDTIVFFTATGAARGVGGHTGGPYDTVPEVMILDAFFRGAPDKFVPIFFDEAGHRVATQYLMAVLNGDLPKEDLLNYRGAESRLPGHPELGLTPGIKFSSGRLGHMWPFINGVALANPDKVVVCLGSDGSQQEGNDAEAARLAVAKNINIKLFIDDNDVTIAGHPSEYLPGFSTGKTLQGHGLDVNEGEGEDLNELYRRMCEAVTSDGPVALINKRPMCPGIEGIEGSTHGHDVIPVDKAIAYLEQRGQKAAADYLKNIKKPSNDYQFLGVTENVGSNRNVFGDTMVSILGKMSAEERKAKVMCIDSDLEGSCGFKQIHDAYPEIFISSGIMERGNFSAAAGFGMQEGKQGVFATFSAFLEMCVSEITMARLNKSDVLCHFSHAGIDDMADNXCHFGLNNMFADNGLDDAYETRLYFPADANQMKACVEKVFGDPGLRFIFSTRSKVPMILDKEGNELFGGDYKFTPGKDEVIREGSAGYIISFGDALYRALDAVERLQQQGIEVGLINKPTLNAIDEDMLAKVGRSPFVLVVESFNRRTGLGSRFGSWLLERGLSPKFAHLGTHEEGCGGLWEQFPYQGLDPESIMKKVKELVK, from the coding sequence ATGACAGCTACAACTACTCGTTTTCCCATCGATCTAGATGCCTACAAACCATTAGCATTAGACCCTACAAATCCCAAATTAACCGACGAACAACGCGAAACTCTCAAAGCTAATATTCAACTATGTCGCGATACTATTGTTTTTTTTACTGCTACAGGTGCGGCTAGAGGAGTAGGCGGTCACACTGGCGGACCTTACGATACCGTACCCGAAGTAATGATTCTCGATGCCTTTTTTCGCGGCGCACCCGATAAATTCGTGCCGATCTTTTTTGATGAAGCAGGACACCGTGTAGCTACTCAGTATTTGATGGCGGTTCTAAACGGCGATTTACCCAAAGAAGACTTATTAAACTATCGTGGTGCCGAGTCGAGATTACCAGGACACCCCGAACTAGGTTTGACACCTGGAATTAAGTTTAGTTCTGGCAGATTGGGACACATGTGGCCCTTTATTAACGGTGTTGCCTTAGCTAATCCCGATAAAGTAGTTGTTTGTTTGGGTTCTGATGGTTCCCAACAAGAAGGAAACGATGCCGAAGCCGCACGGTTAGCAGTAGCCAAAAATATCAATATCAAACTATTTATTGACGATAATGATGTCACTATTGCGGGACATCCTTCGGAATATTTACCTGGGTTCAGCACTGGCAAGACTTTACAAGGTCATGGTTTGGATGTGAATGAAGGCGAAGGGGAAGATTTGAACGAACTCTATCGTCGCATGTGCGAAGCTGTAACTTCTGATGGACCAGTGGCTCTAATTAATAAGCGTCCTATGTGTCCTGGAATTGAAGGAATTGAAGGTTCGACTCACGGACACGATGTCATTCCCGTAGATAAAGCGATCGCCTATTTAGAACAGCGAGGACAAAAAGCAGCAGCCGACTATCTCAAAAACATCAAAAAACCCAGTAACGACTATCAATTCTTGGGTGTAACTGAAAATGTCGGCTCCAATCGTAATGTCTTTGGCGATACTATGGTATCTATTCTCGGTAAAATGAGTGCCGAAGAACGCAAAGCCAAAGTAATGTGCATCGACAGCGATCTAGAAGGTTCTTGCGGTTTCAAACAAATTCACGATGCCTATCCCGAAATCTTTATCAGTTCGGGGATTATGGAACGCGGTAACTTCTCGGCTGCGGCTGGTTTTGGGATGCAAGAAGGCAAACAGGGTGTATTTGCTACCTTTAGTGCTTTCTTAGAAATGTGCGTTTCCGAAATTACTATGGCGCGGTTGAACAAGTCTGATGTTCTCTGTCATTTTTCCCATGCGGGCATTGACGACATGGCGGATAATMCCTGCCACTTTGGGCTAAATAATATGTTTGCCGATAATGGCTTGGATGATGCCTATGAAACCCGTCTTTATTTCCCTGCCGATGCCAATCAAATGAAAGCCTGTGTCGAAAAAGTCTTTGGCGATCCTGGATTGCGTTTTATCTTCTCTACTCGTTCTAAAGTGCCAATGATTTTAGATAAAGAAGGTAACGAACTGTTTGGCGGTGACTATAAATTTACCCCTGGTAAAGATGAAGTGATTCGCGAAGGTAGTGCTGGTTATATAATTAGCTTCGGCGATGCTCTCTACCGCGCTTTAGATGCAGTAGAACGCCTCCAACAACAAGGTATTGAAGTTGGTTTGATTAACAAACCCACCCTTAACGCTATTGACGAAGATATGCTGGCTAAAGTCGGTCGTTCTCCATTCGTCTTAGTCGTAGAATCTTTCAATCGTCGCACTGGTTTGGGTAGTCGCTTTGGTTCCTGGTTGTTAGAACGCGGCTTGAGTCCTAAATTCGCTCACCTCGGTACACACGAAGAAGGCTGCGGCGGACTTTGGGAACAGTTCCCCTATCAGGGACTCGATCCAGAAAGCATCATGAAAAAAGTCAAAGAGTTAGTTAAGTAA
- a CDS encoding response regulator transcription factor produces MIRIAVYNSNSLVLAGLVSILDRQPNLQIIGSFVDEASLLSLSDRAFDLLLLERMPDKDFWWLERWMLAVDFEVVGILLTDSLTVEELGEYLDLGFKAFLPRLTNADEIIAAIATVRAGLIAIAPELASFAEHNVAITPLPALETNLTSREMEVLQLLGTGLDNRAIASALQISKHTVKFHISSILSKLCVSSRTEAVTLGLRQGLIRL; encoded by the coding sequence ATGATTCGGATCGCAGTCTATAATTCTAACTCCCTCGTGCTAGCTGGTTTGGTTAGCATCCTCGATCGCCAACCCAATTTACAAATAATAGGTAGTTTTGTCGATGAAGCAAGCTTATTGTCTTTGAGCGATAGGGCTTTCGATTTACTACTACTAGAGCGAATGCCCGACAAAGATTTTTGGTGGCTGGAGCGATGGATGTTAGCGGTAGATTTCGAGGTAGTAGGTATTTTATTAACCGATTCTTTGACCGTTGAAGAATTGGGCGAATATCTCGATTTGGGTTTTAAAGCTTTTTTACCTCGTCTGACCAACGCCGATGAAATTATTGCCGCGATCGCCACTGTGAGGGCTGGTTTAATCGCGATCGCTCCAGAACTGGCATCTTTTGCCGAACATAATGTAGCAATTACTCCTCTACCAGCATTAGAAACTAATTTAACTTCTAGGGAAATGGAAGTATTGCAGTTATTAGGAACTGGTTTGGATAATAGAGCGATCGCCTCTGCTCTACAAATATCCAAACATACAGTTAAGTTTCACATCAGTTCGATTCTGTCTAAGCTCTGTGTCTCTAGTCGTACTGAAGCAGTTACATTAGGATTGCGACAGGGACTAATTAGGCTTTAA
- a CDS encoding S1C family serine protease: MIVRQIETELVAIARQLRSLTVEIASYRSGGSGVIWSREGLIVTNAHVVSGSKIDIKLEDERVIKGLVIALDNRRDLAAIEIQDRKLPIPTIGNSQLLRSGEIVLAMGNPWGFKGALTVGIIHATKWQKTDSTQVPRRMKTNLNPSYPTPLIAADLQLAPGNSGGILANAKGEIIGINMAVANGLALAIPSQQVEDFVRSIPR; encoded by the coding sequence ATGATTGTCAGGCAAATAGAGACTGAATTAGTAGCAATTGCTCGACAACTGAGAAGCTTAACCGTCGAGATCGCCAGTTATCGTAGCGGTGGTTCGGGAGTAATTTGGTCGAGAGAAGGTTTAATCGTAACTAATGCTCATGTGGTTTCGGGTTCAAAGATAGATATTAAATTAGAGGACGAACGAGTTATTAAAGGCTTAGTAATTGCTCTTGATAACAGGCGAGATTTAGCAGCAATTGAGATTCAAGATCGAAAACTACCTATCCCCACTATCGGCAATTCTCAACTGTTGCGATCGGGAGAAATAGTTTTGGCAATGGGTAATCCCTGGGGATTCAAAGGTGCTTTAACGGTAGGAATTATACATGCTACTAAATGGCAGAAAACTGATTCTACCCAAGTTCCTCGAAGGATGAAAACAAATTTAAATCCAAGTTATCCTACTCCTTTAATTGCTGCCGATCTTCAACTCGCTCCTGGTAATTCTGGAGGTATTTTAGCTAATGCTAAAGGCGAGATTATTGGGATTAATATGGCAGTTGCTAATGGTTTGGCATTGGCAATACCCAGCCAACAAGTTGAAGATTTTGTCAGATCGATCCCACGATGA
- a CDS encoding S1C family serine protease — protein sequence MSSATNSNTNPLIAFSQNLAEIVETVGNSVVAIGEQRFPCSGIYWREGIIVTSEENIKREKVKITLPNGETSPVTLLGRDRSTDVAVFKTEASLPIAPIDSNCELKVGHLAIAVGRDPERGSFASQGVIATVGGTWRSSLGGKIDRFIRLDLNFYPGSGGSALVNAAGKVVGFNTTGPRRSVLTIPAVTVERVIDQLLETGHIRRGYLGLAMQPVGLPDSLVAELSLNTDRGLMILSVESLAPAEQAGILLGDILTEIEDTAIKNIRDIQSYLEPQNIGKTIKIKLIRAGSLQNISLTIGDSGKER from the coding sequence ATGTCATCAGCAACTAATTCAAACACTAATCCTTTAATTGCTTTTTCGCAAAATTTAGCCGAGATCGTTGAAACTGTCGGTAATTCAGTTGTGGCAATCGGGGAACAGCGTTTTCCATGTAGCGGTATCTATTGGCGCGAAGGCATAATTGTTACTTCAGAGGAAAATATTAAACGAGAGAAAGTTAAAATTACGCTTCCTAACGGAGAAACTTCGCCCGTAACCTTATTAGGACGCGATCGCAGTACGGATGTAGCCGTATTCAAAACCGAGGCATCTTTACCCATTGCACCTATAGATAGTAACTGCGAACTCAAAGTCGGTCATCTAGCAATAGCTGTCGGTCGAGATCCCGAACGAGGTTCATTTGCCAGTCAGGGAGTAATTGCTACCGTAGGCGGTACGTGGCGCAGTAGCCTCGGTGGTAAAATCGATCGCTTTATTCGTTTAGACCTAAATTTTTACCCTGGTAGTGGCGGCAGTGCTTTGGTTAACGCCGCAGGAAAAGTTGTGGGTTTCAATACGACAGGACCGCGCCGCAGTGTGTTGACGATACCTGCCGTTACAGTAGAGCGCGTAATCGACCAGTTATTAGAGACGGGACATATTCGTCGCGGCTATTTAGGTTTAGCAATGCAGCCTGTTGGTTTACCCGACTCTCTGGTAGCCGAATTATCTTTAAATACCGATCGAGGATTGATGATTCTTAGTGTCGAATCTCTAGCCCCAGCAGAACAAGCTGGCATTTTACTGGGGGATATTTTGACCGAGATTGAAGATACTGCAATTAAAAACATAAGAGATATTCAGTCTTATTTAGAACCGCAAAATATTGGAAAAACGATAAAAATAAAGTTAATTCGTGCGGGTTCATTGCAGAATATATCTCTAACTATCGGCGATAGTGGTAAAGAAAGATGA
- a CDS encoding Fic family protein: MRILYFNSWHAVELHDWIIDNSGGVRGINNLDCLENLLQQIQNDDKYAKFHHKLTHLVFAIAKLKVFADTNKRLSIALGCYFMELNGYDYAVQKFATEMENIAVWLAAGKIKKELLEEITESLIYEEEYSEELKLKLTIAIA, encoded by the coding sequence ATGAGGATTTTGTATTTTAATAGTTGGCACGCTGTTGAATTGCATGACTGGATTATCGATAATTCTGGTGGTGTTCGTGGAATAAACAATCTCGATTGCTTGGAAAATTTACTTCAGCAAATTCAAAATGATGATAAGTATGCTAAATTTCATCATAAGCTAACTCATTTAGTATTTGCGATCGCTAAATTAAAAGTATTTGCCGACACAAATAAACGTTTGAGTATTGCTTTAGGTTGCTATTTTATGGAACTCAATGGATATGACTATGCAGTTCAAAAATTCGCTACAGAAATGGAAAACATCGCTGTTTGGCTTGCAGCAGGAAAAATAAAGAAAGAATTATTAGAAGAAATTACTGAATCGCTGATTTATGAAGAAGAATACAGCGAAGAACTTAAATTAAAGCTCACTATAGCGATCGCTTGA
- a CDS encoding ISL3 family transposase has protein sequence MASSSKTKLLDDIKTVAKNNDVSTEEIETMLKDKAQELKQEKPSKLKRLGIDEIALVKGQGNYCAVLVDLEKSKVVDILSERSQEKIMSVLTSWGTEVLQLIEYVSIDLWKPYKSLVRKLMPNAEIVADRFQVMKQVNEELDEQRKAQKREVKKEKSKEKKQKILSGLSKSKYALLRNEDNLNERQQEKLNEVKIVCPTLGKMHELKEKFRDILQQKQDSLTGLLKISDWLKEAQEYYPKAQKTITRWIGEIIAYFDQRITNGVVEGINNKLKLIKRAAYGFRNFSNFRDRVLLTWHFNC, from the coding sequence ATGGCATCCTCATCAAAAACCAAGCTGTTAGATGACATTAAGACGGTAGCTAAAAATAATGATGTCTCGACCGAAGAAATAGAAACAATGCTTAAAGATAAAGCCCAAGAACTAAAACAAGAGAAACCATCAAAGTTAAAAAGATTAGGAATTGACGAAATAGCCTTAGTGAAGGGACAGGGCAATTATTGTGCGGTATTAGTAGATTTAGAGAAAAGCAAGGTAGTCGATATTTTATCAGAGCGAAGTCAAGAAAAAATTATGTCCGTTCTAACTTCGTGGGGAACAGAAGTACTTCAGTTAATTGAATATGTGAGCATAGACTTATGGAAGCCTTACAAAAGTTTGGTTAGAAAGTTAATGCCGAATGCCGAAATAGTAGCAGACAGATTTCAGGTAATGAAACAAGTCAATGAGGAGTTAGATGAGCAAAGAAAAGCTCAAAAACGAGAAGTAAAAAAAGAGAAATCTAAGGAAAAGAAGCAGAAAATCTTATCGGGACTAAGCAAAAGCAAATATGCGCTGCTCAGAAATGAAGATAATTTAAATGAGAGACAACAAGAGAAATTAAACGAAGTTAAAATAGTTTGTCCGACATTGGGAAAAATGCACGAGTTAAAAGAAAAATTTAGAGATATTTTGCAACAAAAGCAAGATAGTTTAACAGGATTACTAAAAATTAGCGATTGGTTAAAAGAAGCCCAAGAATATTATCCAAAAGCTCAAAAGACAATTACCAGATGGATAGGAGAAATAATTGCTTACTTTGACCAGAGAATAACTAATGGAGTCGTGGAAGGAATTAACAATAAATTAAAGCTCATAAAACGAGCGGCATACGGATTTAGAAATTTTAGTAACTTTCGTGATAGAGTTTTGTTAACTTGGCATTTCAACTGTTAG